One genomic segment of Roseofilum casamattae BLCC-M143 includes these proteins:
- a CDS encoding XisI protein yields MDNLEQKLETYRDIIQTFLRKYASYKPSHGEIEIQTIFDTQEDRYQVLGVGWDGKQRVHGCSIHLDIKEGKIWLQLNNTELDVARKLVEMGVPTTDIVIGFQPLYVREVSGYAIG; encoded by the coding sequence ATGGATAACTTAGAGCAGAAACTAGAAACCTATCGAGACATTATCCAAACCTTTCTCCGGAAGTATGCGAGTTATAAACCTTCTCATGGAGAGATTGAAATTCAAACAATTTTCGATACCCAAGAGGATCGTTACCAAGTTTTGGGAGTCGGTTGGGATGGCAAGCAACGGGTGCATGGATGCTCGATTCATCTCGATATTAAGGAGGGCAAGATTTGGCTCCAACTGAATAATACAGAATTAGATGTTGCCCGGAAATTAGTCGAAATGGGCGTACCAACAACAGATATCGTCATCGGATTTCAACCGCTGTATGTGCGCGAGGTCTCCGGTT
- a CDS encoding element excision factor XisH family protein: protein MAKDYFHDRVKQALTKDGWNITDDPFYLKVGGVEFFIDLGAEKLIAAERNGRRIAVEIKSFINPSKISDFHLAVGQFLNYRTALKVKHPDRQLFLAIPEFVYDSFFQKEFPQLAIAEYQIAAIVVDIDNEEIVRWIT from the coding sequence ATGGCTAAAGATTATTTTCACGATCGCGTGAAACAAGCTCTCACCAAAGATGGATGGAACATCACTGACGATCCATTTTACTTAAAGGTTGGTGGTGTAGAATTTTTTATCGATCTGGGTGCAGAAAAATTGATTGCCGCAGAACGCAATGGTCGGCGAATAGCTGTAGAAATTAAGAGCTTTATTAATCCTTCCAAGATTAGCGATTTTCATTTAGCGGTCGGTCAATTTCTGAATTATCGAACTGCCCTAAAGGTGAAACATCCAGATCGGCAATTATTTCTGGCGATTCCCGAATTTGTATATGATAGCTTCTTCCAGAAAGAGTTTCCCCAGCTCGCGATCGCAGAATATCAGATCGCTGCCATCGTTGTCGATATTGATAATGAGGAAATTGTAAGATGGATAACTTAG
- a CDS encoding competence/damage-inducible protein A, with translation MTAEIICVGTELLLGDILNSNSQYLARQLAMLGIPHYYQTVVGDNVERLKLAIATAIDRGAKILIFTGGLGPTPDDLTGETIAAFFETPLVERPEVLADIQAKYAQRGRTMNPTNRKQAFSPNGSTILPNPIGTAPGIIWHPRPDLTIMTFPGVPMEMHRMWEETAVPYLKGLGWGEQAIYSRTLKFWGIGESALVEKIPEVFEYTNPTVAPYAGKGLVKLRISTCASSLEDANEAIAPVEQQIRSVIGELCFGVDDETLADATSQLLLKRGHTLSVAESCTGGGLGSFITSIPGSSAYFKGGAITYSNEVKTSVLGVNSEDLQQYGAVSAPVAEQMAQGVQKLLGSDWALSITGIAGPGGGSEEKPVGLVYIGLALPNGEVTHSRHLFGATLERSVIRQYTQFSALDSLRKHLIKL, from the coding sequence ATGACAGCCGAAATTATCTGCGTTGGTACCGAACTCCTCCTCGGAGATATCCTCAACAGCAACTCTCAGTATCTGGCCCGGCAGCTCGCCATGTTAGGCATTCCCCACTACTATCAAACCGTGGTTGGAGATAATGTCGAACGCCTGAAACTGGCGATCGCAACTGCCATTGACCGAGGCGCGAAAATCCTCATCTTCACTGGAGGACTCGGCCCCACTCCCGACGATCTCACCGGGGAAACCATCGCTGCCTTTTTCGAGACTCCCTTAGTCGAACGTCCGGAAGTCCTCGCCGATATCCAAGCCAAGTACGCGCAACGGGGACGCACCATGAACCCCACTAACCGCAAACAAGCGTTTAGTCCGAACGGTTCCACGATTTTGCCCAACCCGATAGGAACCGCTCCTGGCATTATCTGGCATCCGCGTCCGGATTTAACCATTATGACCTTTCCCGGAGTGCCGATGGAAATGCACCGCATGTGGGAAGAGACTGCCGTTCCTTACCTGAAAGGACTGGGTTGGGGAGAGCAAGCTATCTACAGTCGCACCCTCAAGTTTTGGGGTATTGGCGAGTCTGCATTAGTGGAAAAGATTCCGGAAGTGTTCGAGTATACTAATCCTACGGTTGCGCCTTATGCCGGGAAAGGATTGGTGAAACTGCGCATTTCAACCTGTGCTTCCTCTCTAGAAGACGCCAACGAGGCGATCGCGCCCGTCGAACAACAGATCCGCAGCGTTATTGGCGAACTCTGTTTCGGTGTTGATGACGAGACCTTAGCCGATGCCACGAGTCAATTGTTACTGAAACGCGGACATACCCTATCCGTTGCCGAGTCTTGCACCGGTGGCGGACTCGGAAGCTTCATTACCTCCATTCCCGGTAGCTCTGCCTATTTCAAGGGAGGGGCAATTACTTATTCCAATGAAGTAAAAACCAGTGTGCTGGGGGTAAACAGTGAAGATTTGCAACAATACGGTGCAGTGAGTGCTCCGGTAGCCGAGCAAATGGCGCAAGGCGTTCAAAAACTGTTGGGAAGCGATTGGGCCCTGAGCATCACCGGTATTGCCGGCCCTGGGGGCGGCAGTGAAGAAAAGCCGGTGGGCTTGGTATATATAGGTTTAGCGCTTCCGAACGGAGAAGTAACTCACTCGCGCCATCTGTTTGGAGCCACCCTCGAGCGATCGGTAATTCGCCAATACACTCAATTTTCGGCCCTCGATTCTCTCCGAAAACACTTAATCAAACTTTAA
- the aroQ gene encoding type II 3-dehydroquinate dehydratase — protein MFKVLVLHGPNLNLLGTREPGIYGSTTLAEINRRLEDEGKLLDTEIQALQSNHEGTLVDAIHEAVDRYHGIAINAGAYTHTSVAIRDAIAAVSIPAVEVHLSNIYCRESFRHHSYLAPVVVGQISGFGPHSYYLGLQALVYHLQQLKGDR, from the coding sequence TTGTTTAAGGTTTTGGTATTGCACGGCCCTAACTTAAACTTATTAGGGACGCGAGAGCCAGGTATTTATGGTTCTACAACCCTTGCCGAAATTAATCGGCGGTTGGAAGACGAGGGGAAACTCCTAGATACGGAAATTCAAGCCTTGCAATCCAATCATGAGGGAACCTTAGTCGATGCCATACATGAGGCAGTCGATCGCTATCACGGAATTGCAATCAATGCTGGAGCTTATACCCATACTAGCGTTGCCATCCGAGATGCGATCGCTGCTGTTTCCATCCCCGCTGTGGAAGTTCACCTCAGCAATATCTATTGTCGCGAATCGTTCCGCCACCATTCCTATCTCGCTCCAGTGGTGGTCGGACAAATTAGCGGATTCGGCCCCCACAGCTACTATCTGGGGTTGCAGGCTTTGGTCTATCATTTGCAGCAGTTAAAGGGCGATCGCTAA
- the phnD gene encoding phosphate/phosphite/phosphonate ABC transporter substrate-binding protein, which yields MMNRSHLARLSAVLILSSIAIGCAQSEPVSQANPGEETGACDTRPAQMDEAYCDRDRDLVADQPDDTAQWVNPDTLNFAYLPIKDSAKYESTWAEFVEYLSQTTGKPVKFVALESNAEQLKAVRDGKLHIAGFSTSRVPVAVNKAGFIPLVMMASSDGSFGFEMEIITHVSSSLQQLEDLPGHQLAFTRDSSYSGYLLPRALLEAAYNLKAGDYKEVFSGSQEDTILGVQDREYDAGAIANDVLYLMCNRQEADCSQFRTLYQSQTFPNAAYGYGHNLDPELAEKIQQAFLTFNWSGSGLEREFSATGEDTFIAIDYQIDWNPIRTIQDAQGVEYQID from the coding sequence ATGATGAATCGATCGCATTTAGCACGGCTCAGTGCCGTCTTGATACTCAGTTCCATCGCCATCGGATGCGCTCAGTCAGAACCCGTCTCCCAGGCTAACCCTGGAGAAGAAACCGGAGCCTGCGATACTCGTCCGGCGCAAATGGATGAGGCATATTGCGATCGCGATCGCGATCTGGTGGCAGACCAACCCGACGATACCGCGCAATGGGTTAATCCAGATACCCTGAACTTTGCCTATCTCCCGATTAAAGATAGCGCCAAATACGAAAGCACTTGGGCAGAATTTGTCGAATACCTCTCGCAAACCACGGGTAAACCTGTCAAGTTCGTCGCTCTAGAGTCCAATGCCGAGCAACTGAAAGCCGTGCGCGACGGCAAACTGCACATTGCTGGGTTTAGCACCAGCCGAGTCCCCGTCGCCGTAAATAAAGCCGGATTCATCCCTCTAGTAATGATGGCATCTTCCGATGGCAGCTTTGGCTTTGAAATGGAAATTATTACCCATGTCTCCAGTTCCCTACAACAACTGGAAGATTTACCCGGCCATCAACTAGCCTTTACCCGAGACAGTTCCTATTCCGGATATCTCCTGCCTCGCGCTCTCCTCGAAGCGGCATACAACCTCAAGGCTGGGGATTACAAAGAAGTCTTTTCCGGATCGCAGGAAGACACAATTCTCGGCGTCCAAGATCGAGAATACGATGCGGGAGCGATCGCCAATGACGTGCTGTACCTGATGTGCAACCGCCAAGAAGCAGATTGCAGTCAATTTCGCACCCTTTATCAATCCCAAACCTTCCCCAACGCAGCGTATGGCTATGGCCATAATCTCGACCCAGAACTGGCCGAGAAAATCCAACAAGCCTTTCTCACCTTCAATTGGTCTGGAAGCGGTTTAGAACGGGAATTTTCGGCTACAGGAGAAGATACGTTTATTGCGATCGACTATCAAATTGATTGGAATCCTATCCGTACTATCCAAGACGCTCAAGGAGTAGAATATCAAATCGATTGA
- the der gene encoding ribosome biogenesis GTPase Der, whose protein sequence is MKLPIVAIVGRPNVGKSTFVNRLAKRQESIVYDEPGITRDRTYRYCYWGDRDFQVVDTGGLLFNDDTEFLPLIREQVMLAISESTAVLFVVDGQTGPTPGDLEIAGWLRQQSIPTLVAVNKCESPEQGLVQAAQFWELGLDEPYPISAIHGNGTGDLLDALIPHLPVVGEWEEDSETKIAIVGRPNVGKSSLLNAFLGEKRAIVSDISGTTRDAIDTVVQREDKIYRLIDTAGIRRKKNVKYGPEFFGVNRAFKSIRRSDVVLLVIDASDGVTEQDQKLANRIAEEGRACVIVVNKWDKIEKDSYTILHYEQQVRDRLYFIDWSEMIFVSALTGQRVPKILQLVDNAAEQHQRRVSTAVVNEVLQEAVSWHTPPTNRQGKQGKIYYGTQVSVRPPSFSIFVNDPQRLGENYRRYVEGQIRKQLGFTGTPIRLFWRGKKARDMEPTGANRAIRV, encoded by the coding sequence ATGAAACTTCCTATTGTAGCTATTGTAGGCCGGCCGAATGTGGGTAAATCCACTTTCGTCAATCGGTTGGCGAAACGACAAGAGTCGATTGTTTATGACGAACCGGGGATTACCCGCGATCGCACGTATCGGTATTGTTATTGGGGCGATCGCGATTTCCAGGTGGTGGATACTGGGGGATTATTGTTTAACGACGATACGGAATTTTTGCCCCTGATTCGCGAACAAGTGATGTTAGCCATTTCCGAATCTACTGCCGTTTTGTTTGTGGTGGACGGACAAACCGGGCCGACTCCGGGAGATCTGGAAATTGCCGGATGGTTGCGCCAACAGTCGATTCCGACTTTGGTTGCGGTGAATAAGTGCGAGTCTCCAGAACAAGGACTGGTGCAAGCGGCCCAGTTTTGGGAGTTGGGATTAGACGAACCTTATCCGATTTCGGCGATTCATGGTAATGGGACTGGAGATCTGCTCGATGCGCTGATTCCGCACTTACCGGTGGTTGGGGAATGGGAAGAAGATAGCGAAACGAAAATTGCGATCGTCGGCCGGCCGAATGTGGGTAAGTCGAGTTTGCTGAATGCCTTTTTGGGAGAGAAGCGCGCCATTGTCAGCGATATTTCCGGAACGACTCGAGATGCGATCGACACGGTGGTGCAGCGCGAGGATAAGATTTATCGCTTAATCGATACAGCAGGAATTCGTCGCAAGAAAAATGTGAAATACGGGCCGGAATTTTTCGGGGTTAATCGCGCGTTTAAATCCATTCGGCGATCGGATGTAGTGTTGCTCGTTATTGATGCCAGCGATGGAGTTACCGAGCAAGATCAGAAGCTGGCGAACCGCATTGCTGAGGAAGGACGAGCTTGCGTTATTGTGGTGAATAAATGGGATAAAATTGAGAAAGATAGTTATACGATTTTGCACTACGAACAACAGGTGCGCGATCGCCTTTACTTTATTGATTGGTCGGAAATGATTTTTGTCAGTGCCTTAACCGGCCAGCGCGTCCCGAAAATCTTGCAACTGGTCGATAATGCGGCCGAACAACATCAACGGCGTGTCAGTACTGCAGTGGTGAACGAAGTATTGCAAGAGGCAGTTAGTTGGCATACTCCTCCCACCAACCGTCAAGGCAAACAAGGCAAAATTTACTACGGAACCCAAGTGAGCGTTCGACCTCCCAGCTTTAGTATTTTTGTTAACGACCCGCAACGTTTGGGAGAAAACTATCGCCGCTACGTTGAAGGACAAATCCGCAAGCAACTGGGATTTACCGGAACGCCTATTCGTCTATTTTGGCGAGGTAAGAAAGCGCGGGATATGGAACCGACGGGAGCAAACCGAGCCATTCGAGTTTAA
- a CDS encoding XisH family protein: MPARDIYHDAVKNALIKEGWTITDDPLILSIGQKNLFVDLGAEKLIAAEKDNRQIAVEIKSFIGQSQVNDLEKALGQYILYDEIMLDKQENRILYLAINRSAYEEIFEEPIGRLLIRRNILKLLVFDEKEEVILEWIQ; encoded by the coding sequence ATGCCAGCGCGGGATATTTACCATGATGCGGTAAAAAATGCGTTAATTAAGGAGGGGTGGACGATTACTGACGATCCTTTGATTTTGTCGATTGGGCAGAAGAACTTGTTTGTGGATTTGGGGGCGGAAAAGTTAATCGCGGCGGAGAAAGATAATCGGCAGATTGCGGTGGAAATTAAGAGTTTTATCGGTCAATCGCAAGTTAACGATCTCGAAAAAGCACTGGGGCAATACATTCTGTACGATGAAATTATGCTGGATAAGCAAGAGAATAGAATTCTCTATTTGGCGATTAACCGTTCGGCTTATGAGGAGATTTTCGAGGAACCCATTGGGCGACTACTCATCCGGCGAAATATTCTGAAGTTGTTGGTATTTGATGAAAAGGAGGAGGTGATTCTCGAATGGATACAATAA
- a CDS encoding XisI protein: protein MDTITRYHAIIYPILKEYADLPYRFGEVQRRLIVSDDKTHYFFMTWGWEQGRRVHGCIVHLEVVADKIWIHEDGLEDGIADDLLRSGIPKEKIVLGFHSPEMRPYTGFAVG, encoded by the coding sequence ATGGATACAATAACTCGATATCATGCCATTATTTATCCGATTTTAAAGGAATATGCAGACCTTCCCTATCGTTTCGGAGAAGTTCAACGTCGTTTGATTGTCAGCGACGATAAAACACATTATTTTTTTATGACTTGGGGATGGGAACAGGGACGCAGGGTTCACGGTTGCATTGTCCATTTGGAGGTGGTGGCAGATAAAATCTGGATTCATGAGGATGGGTTAGAAGATGGCATTGCTGACGATCTGTTGCGATCGGGCATTCCCAAGGAGAAGATTGTTTTAGGGTTTCATTCGCCAGAGATGCGTCCTTATACTGGGTTTGCTGTGGGTTAA
- a CDS encoding DUF2499 domain-containing protein produces the protein MDVLSLPTWAIHVSSVIEWMAAIWLIWRYGELTEDRRWCWFAVAMLPALISAMSACTWHFFDNDPNLEWIVTLQAAMTVIGNCTLCAAGWLLWRQRESQV, from the coding sequence ATGGATGTATTATCTTTACCAACTTGGGCGATCCATGTTTCTAGTGTGATCGAATGGATGGCGGCAATTTGGTTGATTTGGCGTTATGGCGAATTGACGGAAGATAGGCGCTGGTGTTGGTTTGCCGTTGCCATGCTTCCGGCGTTAATTAGTGCCATGTCTGCCTGTACCTGGCATTTCTTCGATAACGATCCCAATCTCGAATGGATCGTTACCCTGCAAGCGGCAATGACAGTTATTGGAAATTGTACCCTCTGTGCGGCGGGTTGGTTGCTCTGGCGACAGCGAGAATCTCAAGTTTAA
- a CDS encoding DUF3593 domain-containing protein has protein sequence MSKDILFAVSLFPYLGFLWFITRSRQMPKLALIGFYMTLVFVAVTIPAGIYAKVVYHDTLANIDWLHGGAESFLTVSNTLVVLGFYQAVRSQLSKSSEKTES, from the coding sequence ATGTCGAAAGATATATTGTTTGCCGTTTCGTTATTTCCCTATTTAGGCTTTCTTTGGTTTATTACGAGATCGCGACAAATGCCTAAGTTAGCGTTAATTGGATTTTACATGACCTTGGTGTTTGTCGCCGTCACTATTCCCGCTGGAATTTATGCGAAAGTTGTTTATCATGACACCTTGGCTAATATAGACTGGTTGCATGGCGGTGCAGAATCATTTCTCACGGTATCGAATACTTTGGTCGTGTTGGGATTTTATCAGGCCGTGCGATCGCAGTTATCCAAATCGTCAGAAAAGACAGAAAGCTAG
- a CDS encoding DNA polymerase III subunit alpha, with protein MSFVGLHIHTDYSLLDGASQISQLVKKAQELEMPAIAITDHGVMYGAIELIKACRNSTVKPIIGNEMYIINGDIETKHKKIKKYHQLVLTKNTQGYKNLVKLTTISNLQGMQGYGIFARPCINKELLEQYHEGLILTSGCLGSEVPQLILAGEKEKARDVAKWYLNLLQDDYYLELQDHGSQEDRIVNVELANIGKELGIKLVVTNDSHFISCYDTEAHDALLCINTKSLVADDKRMRYSGTEYLKNAEEMARLFRDHLPDEVIQEAIANTLEIAEKVEPYKGVLGEPRIPDYVIPKDHTPDTYVQYQAREGLLERLKLKNYNELKPTYRDRLEYELGMIERMGFSTYFLVVWDYIKFARDKNIPVGPGRGSAAGSLVAYALRITNIDPVLHGLLFERFLNPERKSMPDIDTDFCIDRRDEVITYVTEKYGKERVAQIITFNRMTSKAVLKDVARVLNIPYSESDRMAKMIPVARGKPAKLKVMVSDDTPCAEFKQEYDNNPEAKRWIDMAMRIEGTNKTFGVHAAGVVISKDPLDEIVPLQKNNEGAVITQYSMEDVESLGLLKMDFLGLKNLTTIQKALDYIEHDSGIKIDPYDIPAEERKGQEIYTKLKKLPLAVKKTYALLEQGDLEGVFQLESSGMKQIVRELKPSCIEDVSSILALYRPGPLDAGLIPKFINRKHGKEEVVYDHKLLEPILNETYAVLVYQEQIMKVAQDLAGYSLGQADLLRRAMGKKKIAEMQKHRDIFIDGSAKNGIDRKTAENLFDQMVLFAEYCFNKSHSTAYAYVTYQTAYLKANHPIEYMAALLTSNSGDRDKVAKYIGNCRESNIGIEPPDINQSEVEFTPMKDRRILFGLSAIKSLGKGAIECILEARKDGAFKALADLCDRVDMRTVTKSALEALIKCGAFDRLHPNRKQTLADLEYVVPWAQSRARDREQGPNLFDMLGNTPFSSQNTSGLAHEVAPRASREDDITVAEKLQMEKELLGFYVSEHPLNSVMKLAETLEPKYVSLSGLQDLKGRKQVSVMVTISEIKQLTTKSGKLMVILMLEDMSGKGEAKLWEDQYKDVEPFLVTDTPVILKGKTNVWNDQTQLTVYEAEKIDLDQFKPNLIPPEDRDDDTESIEDGSPVEISPTPTASIPEKVTPPPVVSPPPIAPKQPKPVAQSRGSVIITLPLDEATETVIRDRIKSFLQEYSGQTNKETYPVLIIITGNGFAQTVKLPTQWRVQEPENLANNLRKCQIQAEFNLDLSLT; from the coding sequence ATGTCTTTTGTCGGCTTACATATCCACACTGACTATAGTTTGCTCGATGGCGCGTCGCAAATCTCCCAATTAGTGAAGAAAGCGCAAGAGCTAGAAATGCCAGCGATCGCAATTACGGATCATGGCGTGATGTATGGCGCGATCGAACTGATTAAAGCCTGTCGCAATAGCACTGTAAAACCCATTATTGGTAACGAAATGTATATCATTAATGGGGATATTGAAACCAAACATAAAAAGATTAAAAAATATCACCAATTAGTCTTGACAAAAAATACTCAAGGCTATAAAAACCTGGTAAAGCTCACGACAATTTCTAACTTACAGGGAATGCAAGGATACGGGATTTTTGCTCGTCCCTGCATTAATAAAGAACTGCTCGAGCAATATCATGAAGGTCTGATTTTAACTAGCGGTTGTTTGGGTAGCGAAGTTCCTCAACTGATCTTAGCGGGAGAGAAAGAAAAAGCCAGAGATGTGGCGAAGTGGTATCTGAATTTATTACAAGATGACTATTACCTAGAGCTGCAAGATCACGGATCGCAAGAAGACCGAATTGTCAATGTTGAATTAGCCAATATCGGGAAAGAACTCGGGATTAAACTGGTAGTCACCAATGACTCTCACTTTATTTCCTGCTACGATACCGAAGCTCACGATGCATTGCTTTGCATCAATACGAAAAGCTTGGTCGCCGACGATAAACGAATGCGCTATAGCGGCACGGAATATCTGAAAAATGCAGAAGAAATGGCGCGTTTGTTCCGCGATCATCTTCCCGATGAGGTTATCCAAGAAGCGATCGCCAATACTCTGGAAATTGCTGAAAAAGTCGAACCCTATAAGGGAGTTTTAGGAGAACCTCGCATCCCCGATTATGTTATTCCTAAAGACCATACTCCCGATACCTACGTCCAGTATCAAGCGCGGGAAGGATTGCTCGAACGTTTAAAGCTGAAAAACTATAACGAACTGAAACCCACCTATCGCGATCGCCTAGAATACGAACTGGGAATGATCGAACGGATGGGATTTTCCACGTATTTTCTCGTGGTTTGGGATTATATTAAATTTGCTCGAGATAAGAATATTCCCGTCGGTCCCGGACGGGGTTCCGCTGCCGGTTCCTTAGTGGCTTATGCCTTAAGAATTACCAATATCGATCCGGTTTTACACGGTCTTTTATTTGAAAGATTTTTGAATCCCGAACGGAAATCTATGCCAGATATCGATACCGACTTTTGTATCGATCGCCGGGATGAAGTGATTACTTACGTGACGGAAAAGTATGGCAAAGAACGGGTAGCGCAAATTATTACATTTAACCGAATGACCTCGAAAGCGGTGCTGAAAGATGTGGCGCGCGTACTCAATATTCCCTATTCAGAATCCGATCGCATGGCGAAAATGATTCCCGTCGCTCGCGGAAAACCGGCGAAGCTGAAAGTCATGGTTTCGGACGATACTCCTTGCGCCGAATTTAAACAAGAATACGATAATAATCCCGAGGCTAAACGCTGGATTGATATGGCAATGCGCATTGAAGGAACGAACAAAACCTTCGGAGTTCACGCCGCAGGTGTGGTAATTTCTAAAGACCCTCTCGATGAAATTGTTCCCCTACAAAAAAATAATGAAGGAGCAGTAATTACGCAATATTCTATGGAGGATGTTGAGTCTTTGGGTCTGTTAAAAATGGACTTTTTAGGATTAAAAAACTTAACCACTATTCAAAAAGCATTAGATTACATCGAGCACGATAGTGGAATTAAGATCGATCCTTACGATATCCCCGCTGAAGAGAGAAAAGGACAAGAAATTTATACCAAGCTGAAAAAGCTTCCCTTAGCGGTGAAGAAAACTTATGCACTCCTCGAACAAGGCGATCTTGAAGGGGTGTTTCAACTGGAATCTTCTGGAATGAAACAAATCGTGCGCGAGTTGAAACCGTCTTGCATTGAAGATGTGTCTTCCATCTTAGCACTCTACCGACCCGGCCCTCTAGATGCGGGACTTATTCCCAAGTTTATTAACCGCAAGCACGGCAAAGAAGAAGTGGTCTACGACCATAAATTATTAGAACCGATCTTGAACGAAACTTATGCGGTTTTGGTTTATCAAGAACAGATCATGAAAGTGGCCCAGGATTTAGCGGGATATTCCTTAGGACAAGCGGATTTATTGCGACGCGCGATGGGTAAGAAAAAGATTGCCGAAATGCAAAAACATCGCGATATTTTTATCGATGGTTCGGCAAAAAATGGGATCGATCGCAAAACCGCAGAAAATCTGTTCGATCAGATGGTCTTGTTTGCCGAATATTGCTTCAATAAATCTCACTCTACTGCCTATGCTTATGTCACTTACCAGACGGCGTATCTGAAAGCCAATCATCCCATAGAATATATGGCAGCATTGCTCACGTCGAATAGTGGCGATCGCGATAAAGTGGCTAAGTATATTGGAAATTGTCGCGAAAGCAATATTGGCATCGAACCGCCAGATATTAATCAATCGGAAGTTGAATTTACGCCGATGAAAGATAGAAGAATTTTATTTGGTTTATCGGCAATTAAAAGTTTAGGAAAAGGTGCTATTGAATGTATATTAGAAGCGCGCAAAGATGGAGCGTTTAAAGCATTAGCTGACTTGTGCGATCGCGTAGATATGCGTACCGTGACTAAATCAGCTTTAGAAGCACTCATTAAATGCGGCGCATTCGATCGCTTACATCCAAACCGCAAACAAACATTAGCCGACTTAGAATATGTCGTTCCCTGGGCCCAAAGTCGCGCCAGAGATAGAGAGCAGGGGCCCAATCTTTTCGACATGCTGGGAAATACACCATTTAGCAGCCAAAATACCAGCGGTCTAGCTCACGAAGTCGCTCCGAGAGCTTCCCGAGAAGATGACATTACGGTCGCCGAAAAGCTGCAAATGGAGAAAGAGTTATTGGGATTTTATGTCTCGGAACATCCCCTAAACTCTGTAATGAAACTGGCAGAGACTCTGGAACCGAAATACGTGAGTTTATCCGGACTGCAAGATTTAAAAGGTCGCAAACAAGTCAGCGTTATGGTGACCATCAGCGAAATCAAACAACTGACGACTAAATCTGGCAAGCTCATGGTTATTTTAATGTTAGAAGACATGAGCGGGAAAGGAGAGGCAAAACTTTGGGAAGATCAATATAAAGATGTCGAACCGTTTCTAGTGACCGATACTCCAGTAATTTTGAAAGGGAAAACGAACGTCTGGAACGACCAAACTCAGCTCACGGTTTATGAAGCAGAGAAAATTGACTTAGACCAGTTCAAACCCAATCTTATTCCTCCAGAAGATAGGGATGATGACACTGAGTCTATAGAGGATGGTTCTCCAGTAGAGATTTCGCCAACTCCCACAGCATCTATTCCCGAAAAAGTAACTCCTCCTCCCGTTGTTTCTCCACCTCCTATTGCACCGAAACAACCGAAACCCGTCGCTCAATCTCGAGGTTCGGTGATTATTACGCTTCCTTTAGATGAAGCAACCGAAACGGTAATCCGCGATCGCATTAAATCCTTCCTACAAGAATACTCCGGACAGACCAACAAAGAAACCTATCCGGTACTCATTATAATTACTGGTAATGGTTTCGCGCAAACTGTTAAATTACCCACTCAATGGCGCGTACAAGAACCAGAGAATTTGGCTAATAACTTACGAAAATGTCAGATTCAAGCTGAATTTAACCTCGATCTTTCCCTGACGTAA